From Paenibacillus sp. V4I7, one genomic window encodes:
- the veg gene encoding biofilm formation stimulator Veg, which produces MAKNALLEIKRSLEPHVGQKIMLRANGGRRKTVERSGVLEETYPSVFIVKLDQESHAFKRVSYSYADILTESVEVTVCNDDGQVRITYIQH; this is translated from the coding sequence ATGGCAAAAAATGCGCTGTTGGAGATCAAACGCAGTTTGGAGCCCCACGTTGGGCAGAAGATCATGTTAAGAGCGAATGGTGGCCGTCGAAAGACTGTCGAGCGTTCTGGTGTTTTAGAAGAAACCTACCCTTCTGTGTTTATTGTGAAATTAGATCAAGAATCCCACGCCTTTAAACGAGTGTCGTACAGCTACGCCGATATCCTTACCGAATCCGTTGAAGTTACCGTATGTAATGACGATGGACAGGTTCGTATCACCTACATCCAACATTAG